The proteins below come from a single Capsicum annuum cultivar UCD-10X-F1 unplaced genomic scaffold, UCD10Xv1.1 ctg83355, whole genome shotgun sequence genomic window:
- the LOC124895636 gene encoding pentatricopeptide repeat-containing protein At1g20230-like, whose translation MLSKPNSQFLRALPPCGDIRRARQLFDEIPNPDIQSWTLLITAYKKSGFPEEALKVYEELGERKVLPDQLALLSVTKACAALGNLIKAKGIHQDVIRFGYRSDLLLGNALIDMYGKCKYAQGARDVFDNLRAKDVISWTSMSSCYVNCKLPREALMTFREMRLKGVRPNPVTLSSVLPACSDLKSLNLGREIHGYIVRNGIHDNVYVSSALVDMYASCSSIKQAELVFNSTHQSDYVLCNVIMSAYFSNGECDKALRIFDQLRKGRTKLNHDSWNSVIGGCIQSGRTDKALQILHEMQQSGVKPNKITITSVLPACIDLGSIRRGKEIHGCLLRHLFLEDETVFTALVFMYAKCGDLELSKRVFYVMPKKDTIAWNTMIIGNSMHGKGEEALLLFREMASSGVKPNSVTFTGVLSGCSHSQLVDKGLMIFYSMRKEHGIEPDSEHYSCMVDALSRAGRLEQAYNFIQSMPMKPSAAAWGALLGACRVYKNVEMARAAGEQLLEIEPENAGNYVLLSNIFEAAKLREEASKIRKLMRERGIIKVPGCSWIQVKDKVHTFVVGDKNSAQTADIYRFLTEVGEKMRLAGYLPCTDLVGQDLDAEEKEYSLCNHSERLAAAFGILNLDGASSIRVFKNLRICGDCHNAMQYLAKIVGVQIIVRDPLRFHHFKDGLCSCSDFW comes from the coding sequence ATGCTCTCGAAGCCAAACTCCCAGTTCCTGCGTGCACTTCCACCATGTGGAGATATACGACGTGCCCGTCAATTGTTCGATGAAATTCCCAACCCAGATATACAATCGTGGACGCTCTTGATCACCGCATACAAAAAAAGCGGCTTTCCAGAAGAAGCATTGAAAGTCTATGAGGAATTGGGGGAAAGGAAAGTCCTTCCTGATCAGCTGGCACTGTTATCGGTAACCAAGGCTTGTGCTGCTTTGGGCAACCTGATAAAGGCAAAAGGGATTCACCAAGATGTAATCAGATTTGGTTATCGCTCTGATTTGCTCCTTGGAAATGCACTGATTGACATGTATGGAAAGTGTAAATACGCTCAAGGTGCAAGAGATGTTTTTGATAATTTACGTGCTAAAGATGTAATCTCTTGGACGTCGATGAGTTCGTGTTATGTTAACTGTAAACTTCCAAGAGAGGCGCTAATGACTTTCCGTGAAATGAGGTTGAAGGGAGTGAGACCTAATCCTGTTACATTGTCTTCTGTACTTCCCGCCTGCTCAGatttgaaaagtttgaatttgGGTAGAGAGATTCACGGGTATATCGTTAGAAATGGAATACACGATAATGTGTATGTTAGCAGTGCTCTTGTGGACATGTATGCTAGTTGTTCAAGTATCAAACAAGCGGAGTTAGTATTTAATAGTACACATCAGTCTGACTATGTTTTATGCAATGTCATTATGTCAGCATATTTCTCAAATGGGGAATGTGACAAAGCACTTCGCATCTTTGATCAGTTGCGAAAAGGAAGAACTAAACTGAATCACGATTCCTGGAATTCTGTTATTGGAGGGTGCATACAAAGTGGAAGGACAGATAAGGCGCTtcaaatacttcatgaaatgCAGCAGTCAGGTgtaaaaccaaataaaatcacaatcaCCAGTGTGTTACCTGCTTGTATAGATCTAGGAAGCATAAGAAGAGGTAAGGAGATTCATGGTTGTCTCCTTCGGCATTTATTCTTGGAAGATGAGACAGTGTTCACTGCTTTGGTATTCATGTATGCTAAATGTGGTGATCTGGAACTATCCAAAAGAGTCTTCTATGTGATGCCAAAAAAAGATACTATTGCTTGGAACACAATGATTATTGGAAATTCAATGCATGGGAAGGGAGAGGAAGCCTTGCTGCTTTTCCGCGAAATGGCAAGTTCAGGGGTGAAACCCAACTCCGTTACCTTTACTGGCGTCTTATCAGGTTGCAGCCATTCCCAGCTGGTAGACAAGGGCCTTATGATATTTTATTCAATGAGAAAGGAGCATGGAATTGAACCTGATTCAGAACATTATTCATGCATGGTTGATGCTCTAAGCCGTGCTGGTCGGCTAGAACAGGCATATAATTTCATCCAAAGCATGCCCATGAAACCAAGTGCTGCTGCTTGGGGAGCATTGCTTGGTGCATGTAGAGTATATAAGAACGTGGAAATGGCACGAGCTGCTGGAGAACAGCTGTTGGAGATTGAGCCAGAAAATGCTGGGAACTATGTTTTGTTGTCCAATATTTTTGAAGCTGCCAAACTACGAGAGGAGGCCTCAAAAATTAGGAAATTGATGAGAGAAAGAGGAATTATTAAAGTTCCTGGCTGTAGCTGGATTCAAGTGAAAGACAAAGTGCATACTTTTGTTGTCGGTGACAAGAATAGTGCTCAAACTGCAGACATTTACCGCTTTTTGACTGAAGTAGGTGAAAAGATGAGGTTAGCCGGGTATTTACCCTGTACGGACCTTGTTGGACAAGATCTTGATGCAGAGGAGAAGGAATACAGTTTGTGCAATCATAGCGAGAGGCTTGCTGCTGCCTTTGGGATTCTTAATTTAGACGGTGCGTCATCCATTAGGGTGTTCAAAAACTTGAGAATATGTGGAGATTGCCATAATGCCATGCAGTATTTGGCTAAAATTGTTGGGGTGCAGATCATTGTGAGAGATCCTCTTAGGTTTCATCATTTTAAAGATGGGTTATGCTCCTGTAGCGATTTTTGGTGA